In Anas acuta chromosome 6, bAnaAcu1.1, whole genome shotgun sequence, the following are encoded in one genomic region:
- the DTX3L gene encoding E3 ubiquitin-protein ligase DTX3L yields MAAPLLVKLSPAPDDGEKAKLKLQSYFQSGKRSGGGECELQAGPEPGTYLVYFHQEQDKKNVESRTDHVLEMGAKCLKVSIQPEKGGLSGDQSTSQAAASCSQPYHISPLPRGSREKQAAEGQRDTAAETVTKKIFLTVSAILNTSMFTKQQREKVALICPNLKREGNPDVDGYEKLTGDYTDIEKAYHYFKDVLAGYDQHHDFSHTGSKNGLEDGNGLKNEESDELTVPSALYEYFCHTCKDQIKELNECFGVHLRNKDCNNGYTSVCFNSNKSSKSSASMQKAKDFFTSAFQKNIKDVQQEKISLTNGYQLNETIMKLNNRFSNLLAKQEENQLLLRGPKKEISNAKKFLAEEMQNSQTEKNVDIPCELYTYRNEIAVDASVFNLLETALQKEIEDIKENFDTVMEKKHSSDSQKMLIIFKPRSKISDRFSHAIEAFINAFQNAFAMLREKLISCKLSEYQEQRLNMLDGKQLEDLHVKFKKKEDKIILYGLPNHLDAAEKHIMKLLNAGGSAETKTRTPLGNKEATGVSEKKYGDRQKSSFCSKEEAKAKTEEDTDSTCPICMEGMNDKVILTKCKHAFCRVCITKAMTYKKTCPVCNTVYGPMQGNQPEGEMSFQFTPACLPGYPNCGTIVICYDMKGGIQTKDHPNPGAPYQAVFRTAYLPNNKEGQEILQLLKRAFQQKLIFTVGQSRTTGLQGVITWNDIHHKTSIYGGPTNFGYPDPNYLKRVRSELKARGIE; encoded by the exons ATGGCGGCGCCGCTGCTGGTGAAGCTGAGCCCAGCGCCTGATGACGGCGAGAAGGCGAAGCTGAAGCTCCAGAGCTACTTCCAGTCAGGGAAGCGCTCAGGGGGAGGCGAGTGTGAGCTGCAGGCGGGCCCCGAGCCCGGCACCTACCTGGTGTACTTCCACCAGGAGCAAG ATAAGAAGAATGTGGAGTCCCGCACTGACCATGTCTTGGAAATGGGTGCCAAGTGCCTGAAGGTCAGCATCCAGCCCGAGAAAGGGGGCTTGAGTGGGGACCAGTCGACGTCGCAAGCCGCCgccagctgctcccagccatACCACATCTCCCCACTGCCTCGGGGGTCCAGGGAAAAGCAGGCTGCTGAAGGACAGCGAGACACCGCAGCTGAAACCGTGACCAAAAAG ATTTTTCTTACAGTATCTGCGATATTGAACACCAGTATGTTCACTAAACAGCAAAGGGAGAAAGTTGCTCTTATATGTCCAAACctaaaaagagaaggaaatccTGATGTTGACGGCTATGAGAAATTAACAGGAGACTATACAGATATTGAAAAAGCTTATCATTACTTTAAAGATGTCCTTGCGGGCTACGACCAACACCATGATTTTTCACATACTGGGAGTAAGAATGGTTTAGAAGATGGGAATGgtctgaaaaatgaagaaagcgATGAGCTTACAGTTCCATCAGCTCTCTATGAATATTTCTGTCATACCTGCAAAGATCAAATTAAGGAACTGAATGAATGTTTTGGGGTgcatttaagaaataaagattGTAACAATGGGTACACATCAGTATGCTTCAATTCTAATAAAAGTTCTAAAAGTTCTGCATCAATGCAAAAAGCTAAGGATTTTTTTACcagtgcttttcagaaaaatatcaaagatgtgcaacaggaaaaaatttCCCTAACGAACGGTTACCAGTTAAATGAGacaataatgaaattaaataataggTTCAGTAATCTTCTTGCCAAACAGGAAGAGAATCAACTACTCCTCCGTGgtccaaaaaaagaaatttcgAATGCCAAAAAATTTCTAGCAGAGGAAATGCAGAACAGCCAAACTGAAAAGAATGTGGATATACCATGTGAATTGTATACTTACAGGAACGAAATTGCAGTTGATGCTTCTGTGTTCAATCTGTTGGAAACAGcattacaaaaagaaattgaggacattaaagaaaattttgatactgtaatggaaaagaaacacagttCAGACAGCCAGAAGATGCTCATAATATTTAAGCCAAGGTCCAAAATTTCTGATAGGTTTTCCCATGCTATTGAAGCTTTCATCAATGCATTTCAGAATGCCTTTGCAATGTTAAGAGAAAAACTTATCAGCTGTAAACTTTCAGAGTATCAGGAACAACGATTAAATATGCTTGATGGAAAACAATTGGAAGACCTGCACGTAAAATTTAAGaagaaggaagacaaaataattttatatggTTTACCAAACCATCTCGACGCTGCTGAAAAGCACATCATGAAACTTCTTAATGCTGGAGGCTCTGCAGAAACTAAAACCAGGACACCACTTGGCAACAAAGAAGCTACAGGAGTGTCTGAGAAGAAATACGGTGACAGGCAAAAGAGTAGTTTTTGTTCCAAAGAGGAGGCTAAGGCAAAGACAGAAGAAGACACCGATAGCACATGTCCTATTTGCATGGAGGGAATGAATGATAAAGTAATACTGACAAAGTGCAAGCATGCGTTTTGCAGAGTTTGCATCACAAAGGCCATGACTTACAAGAAAACTTGTCCTGTTTGTAATACCGTCTATGGGCCCATGCAAGGAAATCAACCCGAGGGCGAAATGTCATTTCAATTTACTCCTGCATGTCTTCCTGGATATCCCAACTGTGGTACTATTGTGATTTGCTATGATATGAAAGGCGGGATTCAAACT AAAGACCATCCAAACCCAGGGGCACCTTATCAAGCGGTTTTTCGGACAGCGTATTTACCTAATAATAAGGAAGGGCAAGAAATTCTGCAGCTCCTCAAAAGAGCCTTTCAACAAAAATTGATTTTCACAGTGGGGCAATCACGCACTACCGGCTTACAAGGTGTTATCACATGGAACGATATTCACCACAAAACCTCCATATATGGTGGACCTACAAA ttTTGGCTACCCTGATCCTAATTATCTGAAGCGGGTTCGATCAGAATTGAAAGCAAGAGGAATTGAATAG